The genomic stretch GTGTCTGGTGCAGACCGGTGTAGACCACCTCCACCCCGGCGTCGCGCAGCGCGCGGGCCACGACCTTGGCCCCGCGGTCGTGACCGTCGAGGCCGGGCTTGGCCACCACGACGCGCACGGGTCCGTTCGAGGTCACGCGGCAGAGGGTAACCGACGGCTGGAGCTGTGAGTCGTGCCCGCGGGACGGGGCAGGGGACGGCTACGGTTCGCCAAGGATCCGCAAGGTTCCGTGCGGAACGGCCGATACGACGGCAGTGGAGGCGTCAGCGTGACCGAGCAGGTGACCCGCCTCGTGGCGCTGCGGCGCGGCGCGGCGAGCCTGCTCTCGCCCACCGGCCTTCGGGGCGCCGCGCTCGAGGTGGGCTGGGTCGCCGCCCACGCCGCGATGTACCCGCTCGGCGTCGTCGCGGAGCGGGCCCGGCACCGCGACGTCACCCGCCGCGACCTCGGCGGGCTGTCACCGGTGCAGCGCGGGCTCGTCGTCGGCGACGTCGAGGCGGCCGGCACGCCGATCCTGCTGGTGCACGGCATGGTCGACAACCGGTCGATCTTCACGCTGCTCCGCCGGTCGCTGCGCCGGCGCGGCTTCCACCGGGTCATCACCCTGAACTACAGCCCGCTCACCCGCGACGTGCGGCTGGCCGCCACCGGGCTCTCGACCCGGGTCGAGCAGCTCTGCGAGCAGACCGGCTTCGAGCGGATCCACGTGATCGGGCACAGCATGGGCGGGCTGATCGCGCGCTACTACGTGCAGCGCCTCGGCGGCGACTCCCGGGTGCACACGCTGGTCACGCTCGGGACGCCGCACGGGGGCACCCGGGCCGCCCAGCTGGTGCCGCACCGCCTGGCCCGCCAGCTCTGCCCGGGCAGCGACCTGGTCGAGGAGCTGGCCGGCCCGGCGCCCGGCTGCCGCACCCGCATGCTCGCGGTGTGGAGCGACCTGGACCAGATGATCGTCCCCAAGCGCAACGCGCGGCTGTCGCACCCCGACCTCGACGCGCGCAACCTGCTGCTGCGCGGCGTCGGCCACATGTCGCTGCCGATCGACCGCCGGGCGGTGCACGAGATCGGGCTCACGCTGGCGCAGCTTGATCCGCACGGCGCGACCGTGACGCCCGCC from Actinomycetes bacterium encodes the following:
- a CDS encoding alpha/beta fold hydrolase gives rise to the protein MTEQVTRLVALRRGAASLLSPTGLRGAALEVGWVAAHAAMYPLGVVAERARHRDVTRRDLGGLSPVQRGLVVGDVEAAGTPILLVHGMVDNRSIFTLLRRSLRRRGFHRVITLNYSPLTRDVRLAATGLSTRVEQLCEQTGFERIHVIGHSMGGLIARYYVQRLGGDSRVHTLVTLGTPHGGTRAAQLVPHRLARQLCPGSDLVEELAGPAPGCRTRMLAVWSDLDQMIVPKRNARLSHPDLDARNLLLRGVGHMSLPIDRRAVHEIGLTLAQLDPHGATVTPAVTSIASAAGRQAARAQAPDGAGSHGLSRSVHPQ